The Pseudomonadota bacterium genomic interval TGCCCCGCTGGCCTGGCAGGAGCAATTGGACCAGGTTCAGTCGCGCATTCAGCGTTTGGGTGCTATCAACCTCGCGGCGATCGACGAGTACGAGGAGACGCGCAAGCGCGACGAGCAGTTGCAGAAGCAGCTGGCGGATGTGAACGAGGCCCTGGCAACGCTCGAGGCGGCCATCGCGCGCATCGACAAGGAGACGCGCCAGCGCTTCAGGGACACCTACGAGCGCGTCAACGAGCGCCTGCAACACTACTTTCCACGGTTGTTCGGCGGCGGTGAGGCGCGTCTGGAGCTCACCGACAGCGACATGCTGAGCGCCGGAGTGCACGTCATGGCCCGCCCACCCGGCAAACGGGTGAGCAGCATCCACCTGCTGTCAGGAGGTGAGAAAGCGCTGTCGGCGGTGGCCCTGGTGTTCGGCTTCTTCGACCTCAACCCCGCGCCGTTCTGCATGCTCGACGAGGTTGACGCGCCGCTCGACGACGCCAACGTGGGCCGCTTCTGTGAACTTGTCAGAGAAATGTCGCAGAGGGTACAGTTCATCTACATCTCTCATAACAAGCAGGCGATGGAGCTCGCCGATCAGTTAATGGGTGTGACCATGAACGAGCCGGGCGTGTCACGCCTGGTGTCTGTCGACGTGGGCGAGGCAGCGACCCTCGCGACCGCGTGAACCAAATCGGTCCGTGCACGTCGCGACGCACGGAGTTTGTCAACGAACGCTGAGAACGGGCGATGATGGAAACCTTGCGGTGGGTGCTGGTAGCAGGCGGCGTCGTCACCCTGGTGCTCGTTTACGGCAGCTACTTCTTTGGCGGGCGACGTCGTCGGTCGTTTGCCGACCCGCAGGACGCTGCCCTCAAAACGCTCGAAGACGCGGCGACACTCAGCAACGCCACGGTTGACCCGTCGCTCATTGAACGCGCGCTGCACCAGCGTGACGCGAGCAAGGGCGGGCCGAGCCGCAGTGCGTCGCCGCAAACCGAGTTGGCCGAGCCCGCGCTCGACTACGCCACCGACGAGCTGACCGACGAGGATGGCACACTGGCGTGGCGCGAGCCCGACGCCGAGGGTGTCGCCACCGTCGAGAGCGACGAGCCCGCACTGACGGTCATCAACGTGATGGCGCGCCCCGGGC includes:
- a CDS encoding cell division protein ZipA C-terminal FtsZ-binding domain-containing protein; translation: METLRWVLVAGGVVTLVLVYGSYFFGGRRRRSFADPQDAALKTLEDAATLSNATVDPSLIERALHQRDASKGGPSRSASPQTELAEPALDYATDELTDEDGTLAWREPDAEGVATVESDEPALTVINVMARPGQVLSGVALANAFESRGLELGEMGLYHLNHDQGCIFSVVNMVEPGQFDPRELHALTTPGVSFFLQLPGPLRDDVAYDMMVAEAYEVSKAIGADLRDDNHAPVTRTHLEETRARLIRSANARFGDTGGQLIT